The Rhododendron vialii isolate Sample 1 chromosome 6a, ASM3025357v1 genome includes a window with the following:
- the LOC131328357 gene encoding uncharacterized protein LOC131328357 isoform X3, with the protein MQRWWWWWWWWWQAMTGGRCHRRRKMMGRGADGGCGTEEKPCPISRVPSKILSKESDNFEEQTTTALDFYTQARKALCQRSPFDAEDAQVSSSSTVFTLPSGLASCFLSRHLDGRKRHKKSHSSGVEAKSSGAAGGSVEKPNKLNIWVETEEYFRELKVDDIDKLHEFWSLVFSDSHKSFSIPVIGNVVVVNEVNGVNANAVGSDCGVFVKEEEEVVVKEEKEEEEEEVEHFMEVDSVGADILLQEEKGCSSLSQCSSGVEWLLGSKSKIHLTSERPSKKRKLLGGDAGLEKLLVACPVDGLSSLCHYCSLGDTGNQLNRLIVCSACNAAVHQRCYGVQDDVAASWLCSWCKQRNAVQSSDRPCLLCPKPGGALKPVGKRGVGNESGGCMEFAHLFCCQWMPEVYIQDMRLMEPVMNIEEIKQTRKKLICYLCKVKCGTCIRCSNGTCRTSFHPICAREARHRMEIWGKLGCDDVELRAFCSKHSEVQNGCSTQQSGDMSMTVASDSTITKDQLVTPTVNKPHKFKVGRKNGDKISVQIEATDLDVKKLGNAMLHGGLSDARSNSMLQPGCGNAQQPASTVTLGRSLSDDVITSDSLDFTGILKKLIDRRKVNMKDVASEIGIPPDSLASMLADNCVVPDLRSKIVTWLKKHAYIGNLKKNLKVKIKSSFASKDGMGAAEGSDAVLVSESDSPEVVPVKSVPPRRRTKSNIRVLKENKVICSSREKISDEEIIVDEADRGHLISEDASYTTKEVVFDVTKENLNHEVVHNSLDNSSPTHEGGRGQWDAISEQNVTSNSDPDNTLCSGVKNNIRDPIKAEAVFSSYIHPLIRDKMMIVQNAVLSSNAASECHGSMDQEFSSLEASSSSGICDQRIECLDSCDISEFDGGKLEQLAKARSMGVLEMNPEDEVEGEIIFHQHRLLCNLVARKSISDDLICKVAKGLPQEIDAIAKQKWDAVLVNQYLSELREAKKRGRKERRHKEAQAVLAAATAAAAASLRISSQRKDAPDEEESVLKGSDICYICHRKQGVCIKCNYGHCQSTFHPTCARTASCYMNMKTSGSKLQHKAYCEKHSSEQRAKAETQGHGVEELKSLKKIRVELERLRLLCERIIKREKVKRELVFCSHEELAAKRDAVALSALVRTPFFPTEVSSESATTSLKGSGSEAIHRSDDITIDSTVSGKRRIKIPVSMDSDQKTDDSSTSQNLFMQKPRERVSFAGKQIPHRPSFVASENLLDDGEKKSNGRKHTETFEKELVMTSDQASVKNQRLPKGFVYVPIRCLSKEKESDPDSYSGKPLERNG; encoded by the exons AtgcagcggtggtggtggtggtggtggtggtggtggcaggcGATGACCGGAGGCCGATGTCACCGCCGAAGGAAGATGATGGGTAGGGGTGCGGACGGAGGTTGCGGCACCGAGGAGAAGCCTTGCCCAATTTCTAGGGTTCCTTCCAAAATTTTGTCGAAAGAAAGCGACAATTTCGAAGAACAAACAACGACAGCCTTAGATTTCTACACTCAGGCTCGGAAGGCGCTGTGCCAACGCTCGCCGTTTGACGCTGAGGATGCTCaggtatcttcttcttctaccgTCTTCACTCTCCCCAGTGGTCTGGCCAGTTGCTTCTTGTCGAGGCATTTGGATGGTCGTAAGCGGCACAAGAAGTCTCATTCGTCCGGCGTGGAGGCCAAGTCCTCAGGGGCAGCAGGAGGCAGCGTAGAGAAGCCGAATAAGTTGAACATTTGGGTTGAGACTGAGGAGTACTTCAGGGAATTGAAAGTAGATGATATTGACAAGTTGCATGAGTTCTGGTCTTTAGTTTTTTCAGATAGTCACAAGTCTTTCTCAATCCCAGTTATAGGAAATGTAGTCGTTGTGAACGAGGTAAATGGTGTGAATGCAAATGCGGTCGGTTCTGACTGTGGGGTGTTTGttaaagaggaggaggaggtggtggttaaggaggagaaggaggaggaggaggaggaggttgagCATTTCATGGAAGTTGATAGTGTTGGAGCTGATATTTTGCTTCAAGAAGAGAAGGGTTGCTCTTCTTTGTCGCAGTGCAGTAGTGGCGTAGAGTGGCTTTTAGGTTCAAAGAGCAAGATACATCTCACCTCTGAGAGGCCTTCGAAGAAACGGAAGCTCTTGGGTGGGGATGCAGGGTTAGAGAAGCTTCTTGTTGCTTGTCCAGTTGATGGGTTGTCATCGTTGTGCCACTATTGTAGCTTGGGTGACACGGGCAATCAGTTGAACAGATTGATTGTTTGCAGTGCATGTAATGCAGCAGTTCATCAGAGATGTTATGGTGTGCAGGATGATGTAGCGGCATCTTGGTTGTGCTCTTGGTGTAAGCAGAGGAATGCAGTCCAAAGCTCGGACAGACCTTGCTTGCTGTGTCCAAAGCCGGGTGGTGCTTTAAAACCTGTTGGCAAGAGAGGCGTCGGAAATGAAAGTGGTGGCTGTATGGAGTTCGCTCATTTGTTTTGCTGTCAATGGATGCCGGAGGTCTATATTCAGGATATGAGATTAATGGAGCCTGTTATGAATATTGAGGAAATAAAGCAAACAAGGAAAAAACTGATTTGTTACTTGTGCAAGGTGAAGTGTGGTACCTGTATCCGGTGTAGCAATG GAACTTGCAGAACTTCATTTCATCCTATTTGTGCAAGGGAGGCAAGGCACAGAATGGAGATTTGGGGAAAATTGGGATGTGATGAT GTTGAGTTACGGGCCTTTTGCTCAAAGCATTCAGAAGTCCAGAATGGTTGCAGCACCCAACAGTCAGGAGATATGTCTATGACAGTTGCCTCTGATTCAACCATTACGAAGGATCAACTAGTGACGCCAACAGTgaacaaaccacacaaatttAAAGTTGGCCGGAAAAATGGAGATAAGATCTCTGTCCAAATAGAAGCTACTGATCTTGATGTAAAGAAGTTGGGGAATGCTATGCTACACGGGGGACTGTCAGATGCCAGATCAAATTCTATGCTGCAGCCTGGATGTGGTAATGCACAGCAACCTGCTAGTACAGTGACATTGGGCAGGAGCCTTAGTGATGATGTTATCACATCCGATTCTCTAGATTTTACAgggattttgaaaaag CTAATTGACAGACGAAAAGTCAATATGAAGGATGTTGCCTCAGAGATTGGCATTCCACCTGACTCATTAGCCTCAATGCTTGCT GACAATTGTGTGGTCCCAGACTTGCGTTCCAAAATTGTGACATGGTTAAAAAAACATGCTTATATTGGTAATTTAaagaaaaatctgaaagttaagATCAAGTCCTCATTTGCGTCAAAGGATGGCATGGGGGCTGCTGAAGGTTCTGATGCTGTCTTGGTTTCGGAGTCAGATAGCCCGGAGGTTGTTCCTGTTAAGTCTGTACCACCAAGGAGAAGAACCAAAAGCAACATTAGAGTTCTGAAGGAGAACAAGGTAATTTGCTCATCGAGGGAAAAGATTAGTGACGAAGAAATAATAGTTGATGAAGCTGATAGAGGTCATTTGATCAGTGAAGATGCAAGCTATACAACTAAAGAAGTTGTTTTTGATGTCACCAAGGAG AATTTGAATCATGAAGTGGTTCACAATTCATTGGATAACAGTTCACCTACACACGAAG GTGGTCGAGGACAGTGGGATGCTATCTCTGAGCAGAATGTGACCTCAAATTCAGATCCAGACAATACTTTATGCTCTGGAGTTAAGAACAATATACGTGATCCCAT AAAAGCTGAGGCAGTGTTCAGTTCTTACATTCACCCACTTATCCGCGACAAAATGATGATAGTGCAGAATGCGGTGCTTTCAAGTAATGCAGCATCTGAATGTCATG GTTCAATGGACCAGGAATTTTCTTCTCTGGAGGCATCTTCCAGCTCTGGCATATGTGATCAGCGCATTGAATGTTTAGATTCCTGTGACATATCTGAATTTGATGGAGGAAAGCTAGAACAGTTGGCTAAAGCCAGGAGTATGGGTGTTCTAGAAATGAATCCAGAAGACGAGGTGGAAGGGGAAATTATTTTTCACCAGCATAGGCTGCTCTGCAATTTGGTTGCGAGAAAGAGCATTAGTG ATGATTTAATTTGCAAGGTCGCGAAGGGTCTACCACAGGAGATTGATGCCATTGCCAAGCAAAAATGGGATGCTGTACTTGTCAACCAGTATCTTTCCGAGCTTAGAGAAGCGAAAAAACGaggaaggaaagagagaaggCACAAGGAAGCGCAGGCTGTGCTAGCTGCTGCAACTGCTGCCGCTGCAGCTTCATTGAGGATCTCTTCGCAAAGGAAAGATGCGCCAGATGAAGAG GAGTCAGTCTTGAAGGGGAGTGACATTTGTTACATCTGTCATCGCAAACAAGGTGTCTGCATAAAG TGCAATTATGGCCACTGTCAGAGCACTTTTCACCCCACCTGTGCTAGAACTGCTTCTTGTTACATGAATATGAAGACAAGTGGTAGCAAGTTGCAACACAAGGCGTATTGTGAAAAGCATAGCTCGGAGCAGAGAGCTAAG GCGGAGACTCAAGGGCATGGAGTTGAAGAATTGAAAAGTCTTAAGAAAATTAGG GTTGAATTGGAGAGACTACGTCTGCTTTGCGAGAGAATTATCAAGCGAGAGAAAGTGAAG CGTGAGTTGGTCTTCTGCTCGCATGAAGAACTTGCAGCGAAGAGAGACGCTGTTGCTTTGTCTGCTCTTGTTCGTACTCCTTTTTTCCCAACTGAAGTTAGTTCAGAATCAGCTACGACATCCCTTAAAGGGTCAGGCAGTGAAGCAATCCATAGATCAGATGACATAACTATTGACAGCACAGTTTCGGGTAAACGTCGTATTAAGATTCCCGTGTCTATGGACAGTGACCAAAAGACTGATGACAGCTCTACATCACAAAACCTTTTTATGCAAAAACCAAGAGAGAGGGTGTCGTTTGCTGGAAAACAAATCCCTCATAGACCATCATTTGTTGCGTCTGAGAATCTTTTGGATGATGGGGAGAAGAAGTCAAATGGTAGAAAG CATacagaaacatttgaaaaggagCTTGTAATGACATCAGATCAGGCATCTGTGAAGAATCAGCGATTACCTAAAGGATTTGTTTATGTTCCTATTCGATGTCTTTCAAAGGAGAAAGAGTCTGACCCGGATTCATATTCTGGCAAACCATTGGAACGTAATGGGTAA
- the LOC131328357 gene encoding uncharacterized protein LOC131328357 isoform X1 — translation MQRWWWWWWWWWQAMTGGRCHRRRKMMGRGADGGCGTEEKPCPISRVPSKILSKESDNFEEQTTTALDFYTQARKALCQRSPFDAEDAQVSSSSTVFTLPSGLASCFLSRHLDGRKRHKKSHSSGVEAKSSGAAGGSVEKPNKLNIWVETEEYFRELKVDDIDKLHEFWSLVFSDSHKSFSIPVIGNVVVVNEVNGVNANAVGSDCGVFVKEEEEVVVKEEKEEEEEEVEHFMEVDSVGADILLQEEKGCSSLSQCSSGVEWLLGSKSKIHLTSERPSKKRKLLGGDAGLEKLLVACPVDGLSSLCHYCSLGDTGNQLNRLIVCSACNAAVHQRCYGVQDDVAASWLCSWCKQRNAVQSSDRPCLLCPKPGGALKPVGKRGVGNESGGCMEFAHLFCCQWMPEVYIQDMRLMEPVMNIEEIKQTRKKLICYLCKVKCGTCIRCSNGTCRTSFHPICAREARHRMEIWGKLGCDDVELRAFCSKHSEVQNGCSTQQSGDMSMTVASDSTITKDQLVTPTVNKPHKFKVGRKNGDKISVQIEATDLDVKKLGNAMLHGGLSDARSNSMLQPGCGNAQQPASTVTLGRSLSDDVITSDSLDFTGILKKLIDRRKVNMKDVASEIGIPPDSLASMLADNCVVPDLRSKIVTWLKKHAYIGNLKKNLKVKIKSSFASKDGMGAAEGSDAVLVSESDSPEVVPVKSVPPRRRTKSNIRVLKENKVICSSREKISDEEIIVDEADRGHLISEDASYTTKEVVFDVTKENLNHEVVHNSLDNSSPTHEGGRGQWDAISEQNVTSNSDPDNTLCSGVKNNIRDPIKAEAVFSSYIHPLIRDKMMIVQNAVLSSNAASECHGSMDQEFSSLEASSSSGICDQRIECLDSCDISEFDGGKLEQLAKARSMGVLEMNPEDEVEGEIIFHQHRLLCNLVARKSISDDLICKVAKGLPQEIDAIAKQKWDAVLVNQYLSELREAKKRGRKERRHKEAQAVLAAATAAAAASLRISSQRKDAPDEENLLKANHSTGRPGLYSQQMPRAKETLSKLAVPRVSSQIKSDFGAISGFSKEHPRTCDICRRSETFLNQIVVCSSCKVAIHLDCYRSVNDSTGPWYCELCEDLLSSRSSGAPAMNSWEKPYFSPECGLCGGSAGAFRKSTDGQWVHAFCAEWVLEATFRRGQVNPVEGMESVLKGSDICYICHRKQGVCIKCNYGHCQSTFHPTCARTASCYMNMKTSGSKLQHKAYCEKHSSEQRAKAETQGHGVEELKSLKKIRVELERLRLLCERIIKREKVKRELVFCSHEELAAKRDAVALSALVRTPFFPTEVSSESATTSLKGSGSEAIHRSDDITIDSTVSGKRRIKIPVSMDSDQKTDDSSTSQNLFMQKPRERVSFAGKQIPHRPSFVASENLLDDGEKKSNGRKHTETFEKELVMTSDQASVKNQRLPKGFVYVPIRCLSKEKESDPDSYSGKPLERNG, via the exons AtgcagcggtggtggtggtggtggtggtggtggtggcaggcGATGACCGGAGGCCGATGTCACCGCCGAAGGAAGATGATGGGTAGGGGTGCGGACGGAGGTTGCGGCACCGAGGAGAAGCCTTGCCCAATTTCTAGGGTTCCTTCCAAAATTTTGTCGAAAGAAAGCGACAATTTCGAAGAACAAACAACGACAGCCTTAGATTTCTACACTCAGGCTCGGAAGGCGCTGTGCCAACGCTCGCCGTTTGACGCTGAGGATGCTCaggtatcttcttcttctaccgTCTTCACTCTCCCCAGTGGTCTGGCCAGTTGCTTCTTGTCGAGGCATTTGGATGGTCGTAAGCGGCACAAGAAGTCTCATTCGTCCGGCGTGGAGGCCAAGTCCTCAGGGGCAGCAGGAGGCAGCGTAGAGAAGCCGAATAAGTTGAACATTTGGGTTGAGACTGAGGAGTACTTCAGGGAATTGAAAGTAGATGATATTGACAAGTTGCATGAGTTCTGGTCTTTAGTTTTTTCAGATAGTCACAAGTCTTTCTCAATCCCAGTTATAGGAAATGTAGTCGTTGTGAACGAGGTAAATGGTGTGAATGCAAATGCGGTCGGTTCTGACTGTGGGGTGTTTGttaaagaggaggaggaggtggtggttaaggaggagaaggaggaggaggaggaggaggttgagCATTTCATGGAAGTTGATAGTGTTGGAGCTGATATTTTGCTTCAAGAAGAGAAGGGTTGCTCTTCTTTGTCGCAGTGCAGTAGTGGCGTAGAGTGGCTTTTAGGTTCAAAGAGCAAGATACATCTCACCTCTGAGAGGCCTTCGAAGAAACGGAAGCTCTTGGGTGGGGATGCAGGGTTAGAGAAGCTTCTTGTTGCTTGTCCAGTTGATGGGTTGTCATCGTTGTGCCACTATTGTAGCTTGGGTGACACGGGCAATCAGTTGAACAGATTGATTGTTTGCAGTGCATGTAATGCAGCAGTTCATCAGAGATGTTATGGTGTGCAGGATGATGTAGCGGCATCTTGGTTGTGCTCTTGGTGTAAGCAGAGGAATGCAGTCCAAAGCTCGGACAGACCTTGCTTGCTGTGTCCAAAGCCGGGTGGTGCTTTAAAACCTGTTGGCAAGAGAGGCGTCGGAAATGAAAGTGGTGGCTGTATGGAGTTCGCTCATTTGTTTTGCTGTCAATGGATGCCGGAGGTCTATATTCAGGATATGAGATTAATGGAGCCTGTTATGAATATTGAGGAAATAAAGCAAACAAGGAAAAAACTGATTTGTTACTTGTGCAAGGTGAAGTGTGGTACCTGTATCCGGTGTAGCAATG GAACTTGCAGAACTTCATTTCATCCTATTTGTGCAAGGGAGGCAAGGCACAGAATGGAGATTTGGGGAAAATTGGGATGTGATGAT GTTGAGTTACGGGCCTTTTGCTCAAAGCATTCAGAAGTCCAGAATGGTTGCAGCACCCAACAGTCAGGAGATATGTCTATGACAGTTGCCTCTGATTCAACCATTACGAAGGATCAACTAGTGACGCCAACAGTgaacaaaccacacaaatttAAAGTTGGCCGGAAAAATGGAGATAAGATCTCTGTCCAAATAGAAGCTACTGATCTTGATGTAAAGAAGTTGGGGAATGCTATGCTACACGGGGGACTGTCAGATGCCAGATCAAATTCTATGCTGCAGCCTGGATGTGGTAATGCACAGCAACCTGCTAGTACAGTGACATTGGGCAGGAGCCTTAGTGATGATGTTATCACATCCGATTCTCTAGATTTTACAgggattttgaaaaag CTAATTGACAGACGAAAAGTCAATATGAAGGATGTTGCCTCAGAGATTGGCATTCCACCTGACTCATTAGCCTCAATGCTTGCT GACAATTGTGTGGTCCCAGACTTGCGTTCCAAAATTGTGACATGGTTAAAAAAACATGCTTATATTGGTAATTTAaagaaaaatctgaaagttaagATCAAGTCCTCATTTGCGTCAAAGGATGGCATGGGGGCTGCTGAAGGTTCTGATGCTGTCTTGGTTTCGGAGTCAGATAGCCCGGAGGTTGTTCCTGTTAAGTCTGTACCACCAAGGAGAAGAACCAAAAGCAACATTAGAGTTCTGAAGGAGAACAAGGTAATTTGCTCATCGAGGGAAAAGATTAGTGACGAAGAAATAATAGTTGATGAAGCTGATAGAGGTCATTTGATCAGTGAAGATGCAAGCTATACAACTAAAGAAGTTGTTTTTGATGTCACCAAGGAG AATTTGAATCATGAAGTGGTTCACAATTCATTGGATAACAGTTCACCTACACACGAAG GTGGTCGAGGACAGTGGGATGCTATCTCTGAGCAGAATGTGACCTCAAATTCAGATCCAGACAATACTTTATGCTCTGGAGTTAAGAACAATATACGTGATCCCAT AAAAGCTGAGGCAGTGTTCAGTTCTTACATTCACCCACTTATCCGCGACAAAATGATGATAGTGCAGAATGCGGTGCTTTCAAGTAATGCAGCATCTGAATGTCATG GTTCAATGGACCAGGAATTTTCTTCTCTGGAGGCATCTTCCAGCTCTGGCATATGTGATCAGCGCATTGAATGTTTAGATTCCTGTGACATATCTGAATTTGATGGAGGAAAGCTAGAACAGTTGGCTAAAGCCAGGAGTATGGGTGTTCTAGAAATGAATCCAGAAGACGAGGTGGAAGGGGAAATTATTTTTCACCAGCATAGGCTGCTCTGCAATTTGGTTGCGAGAAAGAGCATTAGTG ATGATTTAATTTGCAAGGTCGCGAAGGGTCTACCACAGGAGATTGATGCCATTGCCAAGCAAAAATGGGATGCTGTACTTGTCAACCAGTATCTTTCCGAGCTTAGAGAAGCGAAAAAACGaggaaggaaagagagaaggCACAAGGAAGCGCAGGCTGTGCTAGCTGCTGCAACTGCTGCCGCTGCAGCTTCATTGAGGATCTCTTCGCAAAGGAAAGATGCGCCAGATGAAGAG AATCTATTGAAAGCGAACCATTCGACTGGAAGACCTGGGCTTTACTCTCAGCAGATGCCACGGGCGAAGGAGACACTTTCAAAGTTGGCTGTTCCACGGGTTTCATCACAAATAAAATCTGATTTTGGAGCAATCTCAGGTTTTTCTAAAGAACATCCAAGGACTTGTGACATCTGCCGACGGTCTGAGACATTTCTCAACCAGATCGTAGTGTGTTCGAGTTGCAAG GTTGCGATTCATTTGGATTGCTATCGTAGTGTTAATGATTCTACGGGTCCATGGTACTGTGAATTATGCGAGGATTTATTGTCATCAAGAAGTTCTGGAGCTCCAGCTATGAATTCTTGGGAAAAGCCTTATTTTTCTCCAGAATGTGGTTTATGTGGTGGCAGTGCTGGTGCTTTTAGGAAGTCAACTGATGGTCAATGGGTCCATGCCTTCTGTGCTGAG TGGGTTTTAGAAGCAACATTCAGAAGGGGACAAGTGAATCCTGTTGAGGGAATG GAGTCAGTCTTGAAGGGGAGTGACATTTGTTACATCTGTCATCGCAAACAAGGTGTCTGCATAAAG TGCAATTATGGCCACTGTCAGAGCACTTTTCACCCCACCTGTGCTAGAACTGCTTCTTGTTACATGAATATGAAGACAAGTGGTAGCAAGTTGCAACACAAGGCGTATTGTGAAAAGCATAGCTCGGAGCAGAGAGCTAAG GCGGAGACTCAAGGGCATGGAGTTGAAGAATTGAAAAGTCTTAAGAAAATTAGG GTTGAATTGGAGAGACTACGTCTGCTTTGCGAGAGAATTATCAAGCGAGAGAAAGTGAAG CGTGAGTTGGTCTTCTGCTCGCATGAAGAACTTGCAGCGAAGAGAGACGCTGTTGCTTTGTCTGCTCTTGTTCGTACTCCTTTTTTCCCAACTGAAGTTAGTTCAGAATCAGCTACGACATCCCTTAAAGGGTCAGGCAGTGAAGCAATCCATAGATCAGATGACATAACTATTGACAGCACAGTTTCGGGTAAACGTCGTATTAAGATTCCCGTGTCTATGGACAGTGACCAAAAGACTGATGACAGCTCTACATCACAAAACCTTTTTATGCAAAAACCAAGAGAGAGGGTGTCGTTTGCTGGAAAACAAATCCCTCATAGACCATCATTTGTTGCGTCTGAGAATCTTTTGGATGATGGGGAGAAGAAGTCAAATGGTAGAAAG CATacagaaacatttgaaaaggagCTTGTAATGACATCAGATCAGGCATCTGTGAAGAATCAGCGATTACCTAAAGGATTTGTTTATGTTCCTATTCGATGTCTTTCAAAGGAGAAAGAGTCTGACCCGGATTCATATTCTGGCAAACCATTGGAACGTAATGGGTAA